From Sphingopyxis sp. MWB1, a single genomic window includes:
- a CDS encoding TonB-dependent receptor: MGTALGTLLVPGAGLAQERPAEAVADDAIVVTGIRGSLQNALSEKRNADSLIEVIQAEDIGKLPDQNLAEVLENVTGVQITREAGVGTGVQIRGTNDNRVEINGVSTVGSGSGRGGISFEDVSASIISSVEVIKAPEAKTIEGSVGGTINLRTIRPLDLKEPLIAGRIQGEYSELSKSVMPRFSATLGNRWSTGMGEIGIVLSGSYAKQEATSFRPRVDLDGGLVENVNAVVVRDGKTESPADRPAAQSFDFVGIQFLNQELENFEYETKNFAGTIEWAPSDNLKFYFDTVYNDQERRQDSSRVQGSGVSVLVNRSVPTSFRTVDFGTLDGVKLGSIQVAETGVLEPDLAFDRDDPNMRFSSDVGARLTTSEIYRLGTEFNSGRFWGRVEASRSIANTSSPDLSTTVNFLNPNAPIFTGNDNAVPFRYDLSGGSLRFGINFDSPLAPTVDQLLDPNNVVLQQVVIGDDSSRNKEDAFRVDMSLDVEDLTPFFTSFDIGYRYNKAVNSFNDVGTTLTLSSLNDSPRGTHFADLLVPGPNNFGDGDGRDLFFKDFLVIDPNRAFSDRAGTIAKLREALAAAPGNRILKDAEPNWAGFYTIKEETHAVYGQANFETGPIRGNVGLRWLDTRLNSMGYSVSGANVVPTNNRGGYSKLLPRVNMVADLSDNLALRASWGRDINRPDFDLLSTSVSFVTSENAAVSLGNPNLRPETVTSYDASVDWYFAPASVISVGVFHKKRTDLFVTQLEDAPLDANGHRDITPPCEGGGIYNPIAFRNQLSPIGGSGMCVPILSTINDTGNTTQTGIEVAVQYDLSQFEDTLGFASGFGVLANYTYQDFGGGEAVNESAERGTDIFNAINGIYNNANFVPVTAKQGLLDFSKHAYNVTLYYEKYGLSARARYTWRSAFRTLDTVGGATLSSTFGFPVVTSARGQLNASINYDVTDFLNIGVEGVNLTKSKISQYCVNDGALLCGEGLPDRRITFGASLRF, encoded by the coding sequence ATGGGCACCGCCCTGGGGACCCTGCTGGTTCCCGGTGCGGGGCTGGCGCAGGAGCGGCCTGCCGAGGCCGTTGCGGACGACGCCATTGTCGTGACGGGCATCCGGGGTTCGCTTCAAAATGCGCTTTCCGAAAAGCGCAATGCCGACAGTCTGATCGAAGTCATTCAGGCCGAGGACATCGGCAAGCTTCCGGACCAGAATCTCGCCGAGGTCCTGGAAAATGTCACCGGGGTTCAGATCACGCGTGAGGCCGGCGTTGGCACCGGCGTCCAGATTCGCGGCACCAATGACAATCGCGTCGAGATCAATGGCGTCTCGACCGTCGGGTCGGGGTCGGGCCGCGGCGGCATCAGCTTTGAAGATGTCAGCGCCTCGATCATTTCTTCGGTCGAAGTGATCAAGGCGCCCGAAGCCAAGACAATCGAAGGATCGGTGGGTGGTACGATCAACCTTCGCACCATTCGTCCGCTTGACCTCAAGGAACCGCTGATCGCCGGGCGCATCCAGGGCGAATATAGCGAATTGTCAAAAAGCGTGATGCCGCGTTTTTCGGCGACGCTGGGCAATCGCTGGTCCACCGGCATGGGTGAAATCGGTATCGTGCTGAGCGGCAGCTATGCCAAGCAGGAGGCGACCTCCTTCCGCCCGCGCGTCGACCTCGACGGCGGCCTGGTAGAAAATGTAAACGCGGTTGTTGTCAGGGACGGAAAAACGGAAAGTCCCGCTGATCGCCCTGCCGCACAGTCTTTTGACTTTGTCGGCATCCAGTTTCTCAATCAGGAACTGGAAAATTTCGAATATGAAACCAAGAATTTCGCCGGCACCATCGAATGGGCGCCCAGCGACAATCTGAAATTCTATTTCGATACCGTCTATAACGACCAGGAACGGCGGCAGGACAGCTCGCGCGTGCAGGGCTCCGGGGTTAGCGTGCTCGTCAATCGCAGCGTCCCCACCTCCTTCCGTACGGTTGATTTCGGGACGCTCGATGGCGTGAAGCTCGGCAGCATTCAGGTGGCCGAGACCGGCGTTCTCGAACCCGATCTCGCCTTTGATCGCGACGATCCCAATATGCGTTTTTCCAGCGATGTCGGCGCGCGCCTGACAACAAGCGAGATTTACCGGCTGGGCACTGAATTTAATTCGGGTCGTTTCTGGGGCCGGGTCGAGGCGTCGCGCTCGATTGCCAATACGTCCAGCCCCGACCTCAGCACGACGGTAAACTTCCTCAATCCCAATGCGCCGATCTTTACGGGCAATGATAATGCGGTGCCCTTCCGTTACGATCTGTCGGGCGGGTCACTGCGTTTCGGGATCAATTTCGATTCCCCGCTGGCGCCAACCGTCGATCAATTGCTCGACCCCAATAATGTCGTGTTGCAGCAGGTGGTGATCGGAGATGACAGCAGCCGCAACAAGGAAGACGCCTTCCGCGTCGACATGTCGCTCGATGTAGAAGATCTTACGCCCTTCTTCACCTCCTTCGATATCGGCTATCGCTACAACAAGGCTGTGAACAGCTTTAACGATGTCGGGACCACGCTGACCCTGAGCAGTCTGAACGACAGCCCGCGGGGCACCCATTTCGCTGACCTGCTCGTTCCGGGTCCGAATAATTTCGGGGACGGCGACGGACGCGACCTGTTTTTCAAGGATTTTCTGGTCATCGACCCCAATCGCGCTTTCAGCGACCGCGCCGGAACCATCGCAAAATTGCGGGAAGCGCTGGCCGCTGCTCCTGGCAATCGCATACTCAAGGATGCCGAGCCCAATTGGGCAGGCTTTTACACGATCAAGGAGGAAACGCACGCCGTCTATGGTCAGGCCAATTTCGAAACCGGCCCGATCCGAGGAAATGTCGGTTTGCGCTGGCTCGACACGAGGCTCAATTCCATGGGCTATTCGGTCTCTGGCGCTAATGTCGTCCCGACGAACAATCGCGGCGGCTACAGCAAATTATTGCCGCGCGTGAATATGGTCGCCGATCTCAGCGACAATCTGGCGCTGCGAGCAAGCTGGGGCCGTGACATCAATCGTCCGGACTTCGACCTTCTCTCCACTTCGGTATCATTCGTGACGAGCGAAAATGCCGCTGTCTCGCTTGGCAATCCCAATTTGCGCCCCGAAACCGTCACTTCCTATGACGCGTCGGTCGACTGGTATTTCGCCCCGGCTTCGGTGATCAGCGTTGGCGTCTTCCACAAAAAGCGCACCGATCTGTTCGTGACGCAGCTGGAGGATGCTCCGCTCGATGCCAATGGCCATCGCGACATCACGCCGCCGTGTGAAGGCGGGGGGATCTATAACCCCATCGCGTTCCGCAACCAGCTGTCGCCCATTGGCGGATCGGGCATGTGCGTTCCGATTTTGTCGACAATCAACGATACGGGCAATACCACGCAGACGGGCATCGAAGTTGCCGTTCAATACGACCTGTCGCAATTTGAAGATACGCTCGGCTTTGCTTCGGGCTTTGGTGTCCTCGCCAACTATACCTATCAGGATTTTGGTGGCGGCGAAGCTGTAAATGAATCGGCAGAGCGCGGTACCGATATCTTCAACGCGATCAACGGCATCTATAATAATGCCAATTTCGTGCCCGTAACCGCGAAACAGGGCCTGCTCGATTTTTCGAAGCACGCTTATAATGTGACGCTTTATTATGAAAAATACGGGCTGTCGGCGCGTGCGCGCTACACTTGGCGCAGCGCCTTCCGCACCCTCGACACCGTCGGCGGAGCGACGCTTTCGAGCACCTTCGGTTTCCCCGTCGTCACCTCGGCGCGCGGGCAGCTGAACGCCAGCATCAACTATGATGTTACAGACTTTCTCAATATCGGGGTGGAGGGGGTCAATCTGACCAAATCCAAAATCTCCCAATATTGCGTCAATGACGGCGCCTTGCTGTGCGGCGAAGGTCTGCCCGACCGCCGCATAACCTTTGGCGCATCACTTCGCTTCTGA
- a CDS encoding ANTAR domain-containing response regulator — MRIAIIDTSATRAAIICEGLREAGIDDLILIDTAEPLLRQIEESRPEVVLVNLENPSRDMLEDFFAMSRALARPIAMFVDQSDAETTSAAIDAGVSAYVIDGLSKQRIKPVIDLAIRRFQAFSRLQRELEEAKSALADRAAIDRAKAIVMKRRQIDEPAAYALLRGQAMRTNRRIADIAEAIITSEELMGDQP; from the coding sequence ATGCGGATCGCTATTATCGACACCAGTGCAACGCGCGCGGCGATCATCTGCGAAGGCTTGCGTGAGGCTGGAATCGACGATCTGATCTTGATCGATACGGCGGAACCTCTGCTACGGCAGATTGAAGAGTCGCGGCCCGAAGTCGTCCTGGTCAATCTGGAAAACCCCAGCCGCGACATGCTCGAAGATTTCTTCGCCATGTCGCGCGCGCTTGCCCGGCCCATTGCCATGTTCGTTGATCAAAGCGATGCCGAAACAACAAGCGCGGCCATCGACGCCGGGGTTTCAGCCTATGTCATCGACGGCCTTTCAAAACAGCGGATCAAGCCGGTCATCGACCTTGCCATCCGTCGTTTTCAGGCCTTTTCGCGGCTGCAGCGCGAATTGGAGGAAGCGAAAAGCGCCCTTGCCGACCGCGCCGCGATCGACCGAGCCAAAGCGATTGTAATGAAGCGCCGCCAGATCGACGAGCCAGCGGCCTATGCCCTGCTGCGCGGGCAGGCGATGCGAACCAACCGCCGGATCGCCGATATTGCCGAAGCGATCATCACGAGCGAAGAATTGATGGGGGACCAGCCGTGA
- a CDS encoding ABC transporter substrate-binding protein has translation MSRETFRIGFLPLVDAALPILARELGYAADENVDIQLVRDMTWATVRDRLLYGHTDAAHLIAPLAIATALGRDRPPVDLAVPFVLGLNGNAVTFSTALAKEVGLETTLGDPAAIGEALRTVALARKTSRLLRFGVVHRYSSHNYMLRYWLAGVGIRPDEDVEIIVTSPPFAADALAAGEVDGICVGEPWNSVAVDRGVGHIALATAQIWRRGVEKVLAMRTAVADERRDAVLALIRALHKAAAHFVDPDAAEDCAAILARSEYLDAPKDAVLRAITDHIRIVPGGEPVHYPDFMFQYREAANFPWRSQAAWLYSQMTRWDGLSYSPGDAKAAAGVFRPDLYRAALAGSGAPLPGASSKLEGGLEGPTGAGSTQGRLMLGSDRFFDGRAFDPDDIEGYLAELP, from the coding sequence GTGAGCCGCGAAACTTTCCGTATCGGCTTTCTCCCTCTCGTCGACGCCGCGCTGCCCATCCTCGCGCGCGAACTCGGCTATGCGGCGGACGAAAACGTCGACATCCAGCTTGTACGGGACATGACGTGGGCGACGGTGCGCGACCGGCTTCTCTATGGGCACACCGATGCTGCGCATTTGATTGCCCCCCTCGCCATCGCCACCGCATTGGGCCGCGACCGCCCGCCGGTCGATCTGGCCGTCCCCTTCGTTCTCGGCCTCAATGGCAATGCCGTCACTTTTTCGACCGCGCTAGCAAAGGAAGTCGGCCTGGAGACCACTTTGGGCGACCCGGCGGCGATCGGCGAAGCGCTACGCACGGTTGCCCTCGCGCGAAAAACGTCGAGGCTGCTCCGCTTCGGCGTCGTTCACCGCTATTCGAGCCATAATTATATGCTTCGCTATTGGCTCGCGGGCGTGGGGATCCGGCCCGACGAAGATGTCGAGATCATCGTCACCAGCCCGCCCTTCGCCGCCGACGCGCTCGCAGCGGGTGAGGTCGACGGAATTTGCGTGGGCGAACCGTGGAACTCGGTCGCTGTTGACCGCGGCGTCGGCCATATCGCGCTTGCCACGGCGCAAATCTGGCGGCGCGGGGTCGAAAAGGTGCTTGCCATGCGGACCGCGGTCGCCGACGAACGCCGCGATGCCGTACTCGCGCTGATCCGCGCACTCCATAAGGCAGCGGCGCATTTCGTCGATCCCGATGCTGCCGAAGACTGCGCCGCGATCCTCGCGCGAAGCGAATATCTCGACGCGCCGAAGGATGCGGTGCTGCGCGCGATCACCGACCATATTCGCATCGTCCCGGGCGGCGAACCCGTTCATTACCCCGATTTCATGTTCCAGTATCGCGAGGCGGCTAATTTCCCGTGGCGCAGCCAGGCGGCGTGGCTCTATTCGCAGATGACGCGGTGGGACGGGCTTTCCTATTCGCCGGGCGATGCCAAGGCGGCGGCGGGCGTGTTCCGGCCGGACCTCTATCGCGCCGCGCTTGCCGGGTCGGGCGCGCCGCTACCGGGCGCAAGTTCAAAGCTTGAAGGGGGGCTTGAAGGCCCCACGGGTGCGGGGTCGACACAGGGGCGCCTGATGCTCGGCAGCGACCGCTTTTTCGACGGACGCGCCTTTGATCCTGACGATATTGAAGGCTATCTTGCGGAATTACCGTGA
- a CDS encoding nitrate/nitrite transporter, which produces MADTGDSATGGKSSFWSSGHLPTLIAAFLYFDLAFMVWVVLGPLAPQISESLGLTPAQKGLMVAVPTLAGALLRVVNGLLVDRIGPKRSGAISQAIVIAGLFTAWVMGVNSFEGTLALGVILGFAGASFAIALPLASRWYPPEHQGKAMGLAGMGNSGTVLAALFAPGLAKIFGWNAVLGLACIPLSIVFLLYLFMAKDAPNAPAPKKLVDYFQPLKSADAWWLMAFYAVTFGGFVGLAASLTIYFTDEFGLTPVLAGYCTAGCVFAGSLVRPLGGALADRIGGVKALMMVFVVAALALAGVPQAGSLPAALGLFVIAMLALGTGNGSVFQLVPQRFSAEIGVMTGLVGMAGGVGGFYLASSLGFAKQWSGSFAPGFYIFAGLAVAALVALIFVKGQWRATWGAAEGVRI; this is translated from the coding sequence ATGGCAGACACGGGTGACAGTGCAACGGGTGGAAAGTCGAGCTTTTGGTCGAGTGGGCATTTGCCGACGCTGATTGCCGCCTTTCTCTATTTTGATCTCGCCTTCATGGTGTGGGTTGTGCTCGGCCCGCTCGCGCCGCAGATTTCGGAAAGCCTGGGGCTGACCCCCGCGCAAAAGGGGCTGATGGTGGCGGTTCCCACATTGGCGGGCGCCTTGCTGCGGGTCGTCAACGGCTTGCTCGTCGACCGCATCGGGCCGAAACGGTCGGGCGCGATCAGCCAGGCGATTGTTATAGCGGGCCTGTTCACCGCCTGGGTCATGGGGGTCAACAGCTTTGAAGGCACGCTGGCACTGGGCGTCATCCTCGGCTTTGCCGGGGCGAGCTTTGCCATCGCTCTGCCGCTCGCGAGCCGCTGGTATCCGCCCGAACATCAGGGCAAGGCGATGGGCCTCGCCGGTATGGGCAATTCGGGGACCGTGCTCGCCGCGCTTTTCGCGCCGGGTCTTGCGAAGATTTTCGGCTGGAATGCGGTGCTTGGCCTTGCCTGCATCCCGCTTTCCATCGTCTTTCTCCTCTATCTCTTCATGGCGAAAGACGCGCCGAACGCGCCCGCGCCCAAGAAGCTGGTCGATTATTTCCAGCCGCTCAAAAGCGCCGACGCCTGGTGGTTGATGGCCTTTTACGCGGTGACATTCGGGGGCTTTGTCGGCCTTGCCGCGTCGCTGACGATCTATTTCACCGACGAGTTCGGACTGACGCCGGTGCTGGCGGGCTATTGCACCGCAGGCTGCGTCTTTGCCGGATCGCTGGTACGTCCCTTGGGCGGCGCGCTCGCCGACCGGATCGGCGGGGTGAAGGCGCTGATGATGGTCTTTGTCGTCGCCGCGCTCGCGCTCGCCGGGGTGCCGCAGGCGGGTAGCCTGCCCGCAGCGCTCGGCCTGTTCGTGATTGCGATGCTCGCGCTCGGCACCGGAAACGGGTCGGTGTTCCAGCTCGTCCCGCAGCGTTTTTCGGCGGAAATCGGTGTGATGACGGGCCTTGTCGGCATGGCCGGCGGCGTCGGCGGTTTCTACCTCGCTTCCTCGCTCGGCTTTGCCAAACAGTGGAGCGGCAGCTTCGCGCCGGGCTTCTACATTTTTGCGGGGCTCGCGGTCGCGGCGCTTGTCGCGCTGATATTCGTCAAGGGCCAGTGGCGCGCGACCTGGGGCGCCGCCGAAGGCGTGCGGATCTGA
- the nirB gene encoding nitrite reductase large subunit NirB, with protein MEHRPIKADSDTREHLVVIGNGMAGCRAVEELLARDPARYRVKIFGAEPRVNYNRIMLSPVLAGEKSFDDIVINDADWYAKNGIALIAGDPVVAIDRAAKTVTTRGGVSESYDKLLIATGSDPFIIPVPGKDLPGVIAFRDMDDVAAMLDAAEKGGSAVVIGGGLLGLEAAHGLSLRGMKVTVLHLMPTLMERQLDEAAGWLLKQALEARGQTILTGADTAEIVGDGRVEGVILKDGTLIPADLVVMAVGIRPSTALAREAGLAVGRGIQVDDHMVTSDPDVLAVGECVEHDGQVYGLVAPLWDMCRSLADGLVEKPTGYRGSVTSTKLKVSGIDVFSAGDFSGGDGCEDIVLRDASRGVYKRVIVKDDRIVGAVLYGDTADGNWYFDLLKKQEDVSDLRDVLIFGQAFASGGGQADPKAAVAALSDDAEICGCNGVTKGQVVSCIAKGAHSLDAVRGTCKASASCGSCTGLVENLLALTLGDDVQSGPKTMCKCTSFGHDDVRREIVAQEMRSIPEVMQKLHWATPDGCSSCRPALNYYLLCALPGDYVDDQQSRFVNERLHANIQKDGTYSVVPRMWGGLTNPTELRAIADVVEKYNAPMVKVTGGQRLDIFGIRKEDLPAVWADLNAAGMVSGHAYGKALRTVKTCVGSEWCRFGTQDSTGLGVKLERMSWGSWMPHKFKIAVSGCPRNCAEATIKDFGVVCVDSGYELHVGGNGGIHVRATDLLCKVATEQEAMDYCAAFIQLYREEARYLERTAPWIERVGLDHIKARIVDDEAGREALRARFLYSQSFSQDDPWAQRAEGAEAEHHAPMARFTPQKEIA; from the coding sequence ATGGAACATCGCCCGATCAAGGCGGATAGCGACACGCGCGAGCATCTCGTCGTGATCGGCAACGGCATGGCCGGCTGCCGCGCGGTCGAGGAATTGCTGGCGCGCGACCCGGCGCGTTACCGCGTCAAGATCTTCGGCGCCGAGCCGCGCGTCAATTATAACCGCATCATGCTCTCCCCCGTGCTCGCGGGGGAGAAAAGCTTCGACGATATCGTGATCAACGACGCCGACTGGTATGCGAAGAACGGCATAGCGCTGATCGCGGGCGACCCGGTGGTCGCCATCGACCGCGCGGCCAAGACGGTGACGACGCGCGGCGGGGTCAGCGAAAGCTATGACAAGCTGCTCATCGCGACCGGCTCCGACCCGTTCATCATCCCCGTGCCGGGCAAGGATTTGCCCGGCGTCATCGCTTTTCGCGACATGGACGATGTCGCCGCGATGCTGGACGCCGCCGAAAAGGGCGGCAGCGCGGTGGTGATCGGCGGGGGCCTGCTGGGCCTCGAAGCCGCGCACGGCCTGTCCTTGCGCGGGATGAAGGTCACCGTGCTGCACCTGATGCCGACGCTGATGGAACGCCAGCTCGACGAGGCGGCGGGCTGGCTGCTCAAGCAGGCGCTTGAAGCACGCGGCCAGACGATCCTGACCGGCGCCGACACCGCCGAAATCGTTGGCGACGGCAGGGTTGAGGGCGTCATTCTGAAGGACGGAACGCTGATCCCCGCCGACCTTGTCGTCATGGCGGTCGGCATCCGCCCCTCGACTGCGCTCGCGCGCGAGGCGGGGCTCGCGGTCGGGCGCGGCATTCAGGTCGACGACCATATGGTGACGAGCGATCCCGATGTGCTCGCCGTCGGCGAATGCGTCGAGCATGACGGGCAGGTATACGGCCTCGTCGCGCCGCTGTGGGACATGTGCCGCAGCCTCGCCGACGGGCTCGTCGAAAAACCGACCGGCTATCGCGGTTCGGTGACCTCGACCAAGCTCAAGGTGTCGGGCATCGACGTCTTTTCGGCGGGCGATTTTTCGGGCGGCGACGGGTGCGAGGATATCGTCCTGCGCGACGCGAGCCGCGGCGTCTACAAGCGCGTCATCGTCAAGGACGACCGCATCGTCGGCGCGGTGCTCTATGGCGATACCGCCGACGGCAATTGGTATTTCGACCTTTTGAAGAAGCAGGAGGATGTGTCCGACCTGCGCGACGTGCTGATCTTTGGCCAGGCCTTCGCCTCCGGGGGTGGGCAGGCGGACCCTAAGGCGGCCGTTGCGGCGCTTTCCGACGATGCGGAAATATGCGGCTGCAACGGCGTCACCAAGGGCCAGGTCGTCTCGTGCATCGCCAAGGGCGCGCACAGCCTCGACGCCGTGCGCGGAACTTGCAAGGCATCGGCGAGCTGCGGAAGCTGCACCGGGCTTGTCGAAAATCTGCTCGCACTCACACTGGGCGACGATGTGCAATCGGGCCCCAAGACGATGTGCAAATGCACAAGCTTCGGCCACGACGATGTGCGCCGCGAAATCGTCGCGCAAGAGATGCGCTCAATCCCCGAGGTGATGCAGAAGCTGCACTGGGCGACTCCCGACGGCTGTTCCTCGTGCCGCCCTGCGCTCAACTATTACCTCCTGTGCGCGCTGCCCGGCGACTATGTCGACGACCAGCAAAGCCGCTTCGTCAACGAGCGGCTCCACGCCAATATCCAGAAGGACGGCACCTATTCGGTGGTCCCGCGCATGTGGGGCGGGCTTACCAACCCCACCGAGCTGCGCGCGATTGCCGATGTAGTCGAGAAATACAATGCGCCGATGGTCAAGGTGACCGGCGGCCAGCGGCTCGACATTTTCGGGATCAGGAAGGAGGATCTGCCCGCGGTGTGGGCCGACCTCAATGCCGCGGGCATGGTGTCGGGCCACGCCTATGGCAAGGCGCTGCGCACGGTAAAGACCTGTGTCGGGTCCGAATGGTGCCGCTTTGGCACGCAGGATTCGACCGGGCTCGGCGTCAAGCTCGAGCGGATGAGCTGGGGCAGCTGGATGCCGCACAAGTTCAAGATCGCCGTATCGGGCTGCCCGCGCAACTGCGCCGAAGCGACGATCAAGGATTTCGGCGTCGTGTGTGTCGACAGCGGTTATGAACTGCACGTCGGCGGCAATGGCGGCATTCACGTCCGCGCGACCGACCTGCTGTGCAAGGTCGCGACCGAGCAGGAGGCGATGGATTACTGCGCCGCCTTCATCCAGCTTTACCGCGAGGAAGCGCGCTATCTGGAACGCACCGCGCCGTGGATCGAGCGCGTCGGGCTCGACCATATCAAGGCGCGCATCGTCGACGACGAGGCGGGCCGCGAGGCGCTCCGCGCGCGCTTCCTTTATTCGCAAAGCTTCAGCCAGGACGATCCCTGGGCACAGCGCGCCGAGGGCGCCGAGGCCGAACATCATGCGCCGATGGCGCGCTTTACCCCGCAAAAGGAAATCGCATGA
- the nirD gene encoding nitrite reductase small subunit NirD — protein sequence MTSTAEWLDIGWVDQIPVRGSRTVQVEGGDDIAVFRTAEGKVFALLDRCPHKHGRLSQGIVHGGAVACPLHNWRISLSTGEALGDDKGCTPTVPVKIDGGRVLICRASTLKAAA from the coding sequence ATGACCAGCACCGCCGAATGGCTCGACATCGGCTGGGTCGACCAGATCCCCGTGCGCGGCAGCCGCACCGTGCAGGTCGAGGGCGGCGATGATATCGCAGTCTTTCGCACCGCCGAGGGCAAGGTGTTCGCCCTCCTCGACCGCTGCCCGCACAAGCATGGCCGCTTGTCGCAGGGCATTGTCCACGGCGGCGCGGTCGCCTGCCCCTTGCACAATTGGCGGATCAGCCTGTCGACGGGCGAAGCGCTGGGCGATGACAAGGGCTGTACGCCGACCGTGCCGGTCAAGATCGACGGCGGGCGCGTGCTGATTTGCCGCGCGAGCACCTTGAAGGCCGCCGCCTGA